The Candidatus Acetothermia bacterium genome contains a region encoding:
- a CDS encoding ArsR family transcriptional regulator → MEELAELELALREVADRLARLRTKGESPMPLLSVTAAAGVEPLLFQILQALAGELKEEGARVLVTGVHRAPRGRVSTWYELFSKEDAEKVLTPELVRALEALASLERLRLMLALVSGPAGSAEVMAQSGLTQGQFYHHLRILEGSGMVRRKTRDGYEATLHGASSLFTLLAAA, encoded by the coding sequence ATGGAGGAGCTTGCCGAACTGGAGCTGGCCCTGCGGGAGGTTGCCGATCGTCTGGCCCGCCTCAGGACAAAGGGGGAAAGCCCCATGCCCCTCCTTTCCGTCACCGCCGCCGCGGGCGTTGAGCCCCTCCTTTTCCAAATCCTCCAGGCCTTGGCCGGGGAGCTCAAGGAAGAAGGGGCGCGGGTCCTTGTCACCGGGGTCCACCGTGCTCCCCGAGGCCGGGTGAGCACTTGGTACGAGCTCTTCTCCAAGGAGGATGCCGAAAAGGTCCTTACGCCCGAACTCGTCCGTGCCTTGGAGGCGCTGGCGAGCCTGGAGCGCCTGCGGTTGATGCTCGCCTTGGTCTCGGGCCCTGCGGGATCGGCCGAGGTCATGGCCCAGTCCGGGCTCACCCAAGGCCAGTTCTACCATCACCTCCGCATCTTGGAGGGGAGCGGCATGGTCCGAAGGAAAACGCGCGATGGATATGAGGCCACGCTCCATGGGGCATCCTCCCTGTTCACCCTCCTTGCCGCCGCGAG